DNA from Sphingomonas sp. R1:
TTTACGGGCGCGAAGGCGAGCCGTGCAGTTGCGGGCGGCCGGTACAGCGCCGCGTGGATTCGGGGCGTTCCACCTTCTATTGTGGCAAATGCCAGCGCTGAAAGGATTGACCCGAATCGCTGGAGCCGGTAAGGGGCCCGTCTTTCCGGCGTGGGCTCGCTTCCGCGCCTCACCCATTTCGAGCAGGAACAAGACCGAATGGCGAATACGCCGCAAGCGAAGAAGCGCATCCGTCGCAACGACCGCCGCGCCGAGATCAACGGTGCACGCGTCGGCCGCATCCGTACCTTCGTCAAGAAGGTCGAAGCTGCGCTGACCGCCGGCGACAAGGCCGCTGCCACCGAAGCGCTCGCCGCTGCGCAGCCGGAAATCGCCCGTGGCGTCGCCAAGGGCGTGCTCCACAAGAACACGGCCGCGCGCAAGTTCTCGCGCCTCAACAAGCGTCTCCAGGCGCTCGCCTAACACCGTCACCGAACGGTAATCAAAAGCCCTGCCGGACCTGTCCGGCGGGGCTTTTTGCGCATGTGCGCTGCAACAAATGGTTAACAAACCTGCCTTGGGAGCGAATCGCGCGAATCCACGAGTCGTGTCGATTCGGGTAGTCCCGCATCGGCCTTTACCTTGTTAAATACATGAAATAGTTGCGCAATTTGGTGACCCCCACGCATTTCCAAGGGGTTCGGGCTGTCAACAAAACTATTTCAGAAAGTTTACATGGGGGGCCCTTGCTCGACTCAGTTCGAGCTTCCTACAACGAACCTCCCGGCTGCAGTGATGGCCGGGAACAACGAGTTCATCGCGCGTCTCCGGGGGCATGACCGGCTGCGATGAGCCTCACATCGATATTGGTTTTGGCACGCGGGAATCGTGATCCCCGTGAAGGAAGGGTGCGTCGTAGTGACTCAGGTTCAACCG
Protein-coding regions in this window:
- the rpsT gene encoding 30S ribosomal protein S20; the encoded protein is MANTPQAKKRIRRNDRRAEINGARVGRIRTFVKKVEAALTAGDKAAATEALAAAQPEIARGVAKGVLHKNTAARKFSRLNKRLQALA